From Pseudonocardia autotrophica, one genomic window encodes:
- a CDS encoding AraC family transcriptional regulator, protein MPPALAAHEIFYSESVRETAALLGAALAPGHLVVDAAPPAVFAASLHGVRLRDVSLLHLDLSVTGTLDIPVLGNYYTVCLPTNGQVTYQHAGQKLEANTVCALVTSPGLPLTLHLGVDTPILIVRIEESALNALLARLLGRTLPSKIIFEPAFDLTSEAAMRWSSAVQLMHTEVYYPGSLIQRGEGIGAIEELLMSSLLHLQPSNFRHHFSDASIHSEGRVVRKALNFIETHLGDALTVADIARSVHLSKRSIQQVFHDELGVSPMAYVQRRRLERVRDELVDAMPSEGVTVAAVAHRWGFNHPGSFAVAYRRQWGESPSTTLRT, encoded by the coding sequence GTGCCACCCGCGCTGGCCGCGCACGAGATCTTCTACTCCGAGAGCGTTCGCGAAACCGCTGCACTCCTGGGCGCAGCCCTCGCGCCTGGCCATCTGGTGGTCGATGCTGCGCCCCCGGCTGTCTTCGCTGCAAGCCTGCACGGCGTCCGACTTCGTGACGTGAGCCTGCTGCACCTTGACCTGTCCGTCACCGGAACCCTCGACATCCCGGTCCTTGGCAACTACTACACGGTATGCCTACCGACGAATGGGCAGGTCACGTATCAACATGCGGGACAGAAGCTCGAAGCGAACACGGTTTGCGCACTTGTCACGAGTCCCGGCTTGCCCCTGACGCTACATCTAGGGGTCGACACCCCGATCTTGATCGTGCGAATCGAAGAGTCAGCATTGAACGCCCTGCTTGCACGACTGCTCGGCCGCACCCTACCGTCGAAGATAATCTTCGAGCCCGCGTTCGACCTCACCTCAGAGGCGGCAATGCGCTGGAGTTCGGCAGTTCAGCTCATGCACACAGAGGTCTATTATCCGGGGTCACTAATTCAACGCGGAGAAGGAATAGGGGCAATTGAGGAGCTGCTAATGAGCAGTCTGCTCCACCTTCAGCCGTCGAACTTCCGCCACCACTTCAGTGACGCGTCCATCCACAGTGAGGGTCGTGTCGTGCGCAAGGCGTTGAATTTTATCGAGACTCATCTAGGCGATGCGCTGACCGTTGCTGACATCGCCCGAAGCGTACATCTCAGCAAACGCTCAATCCAACAAGTGTTTCACGACGAACTGGGAGTCAGCCCTATGGCCTACGTTCAGCGGCGCCGTCTCGAACGCGTTCGAGACGAGCTGGTCGACGCCATGCCTTCCGAAGGAGTAACCGTAGCTGCGGTTGCACATCGGTGGGGATTCAATCACCCTGGAAGCTTCGCAGTAGCGTATCGAAGGCAGTGGGGAGAATCCCCATCCACTACGCTACGCACGTAG
- a CDS encoding DUF1641 domain-containing protein, which produces MVVNGQLAAHSPADELLERLDDPTVAASLSVVLEHADLLAVLVVALDGFLRRGDTIMEGVADGVRDLRQASGPGVSSLSGIDVQGLMSSATTLSGGVVAATPTLHALLTSTLVTDPRAAKAIALLGDAVVEGADAASAIKAGPTGVFGLLRVLKDENVSRGLNLLIEIVRSLGRRLA; this is translated from the coding sequence TTGGTCGTCAACGGCCAGCTCGCCGCCCACTCCCCGGCGGACGAGCTACTCGAGCGGCTCGACGACCCCACGGTCGCGGCGTCGCTGTCAGTCGTGCTCGAACACGCAGACCTGCTTGCTGTGCTGGTCGTCGCACTCGACGGGTTCCTGCGGCGTGGCGACACCATCATGGAGGGCGTGGCCGACGGCGTGCGCGACCTGCGCCAGGCGTCTGGCCCCGGCGTGTCGTCGCTGTCAGGCATCGATGTGCAGGGACTGATGTCCAGCGCGACAACCTTGTCGGGGGGTGTGGTAGCTGCCACTCCTACCCTTCACGCGCTCCTTACTTCGACTCTGGTGACTGATCCCCGCGCAGCGAAGGCGATCGCGCTGCTCGGCGATGCGGTCGTCGAGGGCGCGGATGCCGCCTCGGCAATTAAGGCCGGTCCGACGGGAGTCTTCGGCCTGCTCCGAGTGCTCAAGGACGAGAACGTGTCCCGAGGTCTCAATCTCCTGATCGAGATCGTCCGGTCGCTCGGTCGAAGGCTCGCCTGA
- a CDS encoding NADH-quinone oxidoreductase subunit B family protein, which translates to MASVLWLQGGACSGNTMSFLNAEEPNVVDLIVDFGLDLIWHPSLGLELGKNAQKLFWDCANGDRPLDIFVFEGTVIEAPDGSGRMDMFADRPMKDWVIDLANSAQIVVAIGDCACWGGIPAMEPNPSGSTGLQFHKRAKGGFLGPDFTSKMGLPVINIPGCPAHPDWITQILVALATGRAGDISLDDLHRPETFFKSFTQTGCTRVQFFEYKQSTYSFGEGTRTGCLFYELGCRGPMTHSPCNRILWNRVSSKTRAGMPCLGCTEPEFPHFDLAPGTVFKTQKVSGTIPKEVPEGSDHLTYMAHAAAARIAAPQWSKEDMFVV; encoded by the coding sequence ATGGCGTCCGTGCTGTGGTTGCAAGGAGGGGCATGCAGTGGGAACACCATGTCGTTCCTGAACGCCGAGGAGCCGAATGTCGTCGATCTGATCGTCGACTTTGGACTGGACCTGATCTGGCACCCGTCCTTGGGGCTCGAACTCGGCAAAAATGCGCAGAAGCTGTTCTGGGACTGCGCCAACGGCGACCGACCGCTCGACATCTTCGTGTTCGAGGGCACCGTCATCGAGGCGCCCGACGGCAGTGGTCGCATGGATATGTTTGCCGACCGCCCGATGAAGGACTGGGTGATCGACCTCGCCAACTCCGCCCAGATCGTCGTCGCGATCGGTGACTGCGCTTGTTGGGGTGGCATCCCGGCGATGGAACCCAACCCGTCGGGTTCGACCGGTCTGCAGTTCCACAAGCGCGCCAAGGGCGGGTTCCTGGGCCCGGACTTCACGTCGAAGATGGGCCTGCCGGTGATCAACATACCGGGCTGCCCAGCACACCCCGACTGGATCACCCAAATCCTCGTGGCGTTGGCAACCGGCCGCGCCGGTGACATCTCGCTCGACGACCTGCACCGGCCCGAGACGTTCTTCAAGTCGTTCACCCAGACCGGCTGTACCCGCGTGCAATTCTTCGAGTACAAGCAGTCCACCTACTCGTTCGGCGAGGGCACGCGCACCGGCTGCCTGTTCTACGAACTCGGATGCCGGGGCCCGATGACCCATTCCCCGTGCAACCGGATCCTGTGGAACCGGGTGTCGTCCAAGACGCGCGCCGGCATGCCGTGCCTGGGCTGTACAGAACCCGAGTTCCCGCACTTCGACCTTGCTCCCGGCACGGTCTTCAAGACCCAGAAGGTCAGCGGAACCATCCCGAAGGAGGTCCCCGAAGGCAGTGACCACCTCACCTACATGGCCCATGCTGCGGCCGCCCGCATCGCGGCGCCGCAATGGTCCAAGGAGGACATGTTCGTCGTCTGA
- a CDS encoding nickel-dependent hydrogenase large subunit yields MTALDLHVSPLGRVEGDLDVRVTIEDGVVTSAWTEAAMFRGFEIILRGKDPQAGLIVCPRICGICGGSHLYKSAYALDTAWRTHMPPNATLIRNICQAAETLQSIPRYFYALFAIDFTNKNYAKSKLYAEAVRRFAPYVGTSYQPGVVLSAKPVEMYAIFGGQWPHSSFMVPGGVMCGPTLTDVTRAIAILEHWKDNWLEKMWLGCSVDRWLANRTWEDVLAWVDENESQYNSDCGFFIRYCLDTGLDKYGKGVGNYLATGTYFEPSLYENPTIDGRNAALIGRSGVFADGRWHEFDQANVTEDVTHSFYEGTGSLHPFDGETNPIDPAVGAKQGKYSWAKSPRYNVGGMGHIPLEAGPLARRMAAGGPNAASHQDDDGLFVDMFNKIGPSVFVRQLARMHEAPKYYKWVRSWLDQLDLKESFYSKPVEHAEGRGFGSTEAARGSLSDWIVIEDNKIKNYQVVTPTAWNIGPRDGASTLGPIEQALVGSPIVDPEDPVELGHVARSFDSCLVCTVHAYDGKTGRELSKFVINGMV; encoded by the coding sequence ATGACCGCGCTCGACCTGCACGTGAGCCCGCTGGGCCGAGTTGAGGGTGACCTCGACGTGCGAGTGACCATCGAGGACGGCGTCGTGACGTCGGCCTGGACCGAAGCGGCGATGTTCCGCGGCTTCGAGATCATCCTGCGTGGCAAGGACCCGCAGGCCGGACTCATCGTGTGCCCCCGCATCTGCGGTATCTGCGGCGGCAGCCACCTGTACAAGTCGGCGTACGCGCTCGACACAGCGTGGCGGACGCACATGCCACCTAACGCGACACTGATCCGCAACATCTGTCAGGCCGCGGAAACGCTGCAGTCCATCCCGCGCTACTTCTACGCGCTGTTCGCGATCGACTTCACCAACAAGAACTACGCCAAGTCCAAGCTCTACGCGGAGGCCGTGCGCCGCTTCGCGCCCTACGTGGGGACCAGCTACCAGCCCGGGGTGGTTCTCTCGGCGAAGCCGGTCGAGATGTACGCCATCTTCGGCGGACAGTGGCCGCACTCCAGCTTCATGGTCCCGGGTGGCGTGATGTGCGGTCCGACGTTGACCGACGTCACCCGTGCCATCGCGATCCTGGAGCACTGGAAGGACAACTGGCTGGAGAAGATGTGGCTCGGCTGCTCGGTTGATCGCTGGCTGGCCAACCGGACCTGGGAGGACGTGCTCGCCTGGGTCGATGAGAACGAGTCGCAGTACAACAGCGACTGCGGGTTCTTCATCCGCTACTGCCTCGACACCGGTCTCGACAAGTACGGCAAGGGTGTGGGCAACTACCTCGCGACCGGTACCTACTTCGAGCCGTCGCTGTACGAGAATCCCACCATCGACGGGCGTAACGCGGCGCTCATCGGCCGGTCCGGCGTCTTCGCCGATGGCCGGTGGCACGAGTTCGATCAGGCCAACGTCACCGAGGACGTCACCCACTCCTTCTACGAGGGCACCGGCTCACTGCACCCGTTCGACGGGGAGACGAACCCCATCGACCCGGCGGTCGGGGCCAAGCAGGGCAAGTACAGCTGGGCGAAGTCGCCCCGCTACAACGTGGGCGGCATGGGCCACATCCCGCTCGAGGCCGGCCCGCTGGCTCGCCGCATGGCCGCGGGAGGTCCGAACGCTGCATCGCATCAGGACGACGACGGCCTGTTCGTCGACATGTTCAACAAGATCGGCCCCAGCGTTTTCGTGCGCCAGCTGGCCCGGATGCACGAAGCGCCCAAGTACTACAAGTGGGTGCGGAGCTGGCTCGATCAGCTTGACCTCAAGGAGTCCTTCTACTCCAAGCCGGTCGAGCACGCCGAGGGACGGGGCTTCGGTTCGACGGAGGCGGCCCGTGGCTCGCTGTCGGACTGGATCGTCATCGAGGACAACAAGATCAAGAACTACCAGGTGGTGACACCCACCGCTTGGAACATCGGCCCGCGCGACGGTGCGTCGACGCTCGGCCCGATCGAGCAGGCGCTGGTCGGTTCGCCGATCGTCGACCCCGAAGATCCGGTGGAGCTCGGCCACGTGGCCCGCAGCTTCGATTCCTGCCTGGTGTGCACGGTGCATGCCTATGACGGGAAGACCGGGCGGGAGCTGTCCAAGTTCGTGATCAACGGAATGGTGTGA
- a CDS encoding hydrogenase maturation protease — translation MVGCGNLLRGDDGVGPVLVRHLWERGVPDGARLVDGGTAGMDVAFQMRNADRVVIVDAAATGSAPGTLFRVPGAELAELPPLEGLHSHAFRWDNAIALARWALGDACPSDITVFLIEAVQVELGADLSEPVTATMEQVIDIIERDYLGPLRPDGLNGEPTVELTEDGYLRMDACLAAYRFPSDAVVAAVRDLELWLIPLRGPRAGGLLLKQRNPAGDRSLLVREVLDGWTGHGFRTAYWDEAQGALRIRLEREQ, via the coding sequence GTGGTCGGTTGCGGGAACCTCCTGCGCGGCGACGACGGCGTAGGGCCGGTTCTCGTGCGGCACCTCTGGGAACGTGGGGTGCCCGACGGGGCTCGGCTCGTCGACGGTGGTACCGCGGGGATGGACGTCGCGTTCCAGATGCGCAACGCCGACCGGGTCGTCATCGTCGACGCGGCGGCAACCGGCTCGGCACCGGGCACCCTCTTCCGGGTGCCCGGCGCGGAGCTGGCCGAGCTCCCTCCGCTGGAGGGCCTGCACAGCCACGCGTTCCGCTGGGACAACGCGATCGCGCTGGCCCGCTGGGCGCTTGGCGACGCGTGCCCCAGCGACATCACGGTCTTCCTTATCGAGGCAGTCCAGGTCGAGCTGGGCGCGGATCTGTCCGAGCCGGTGACCGCGACGATGGAGCAGGTGATCGACATCATCGAGCGTGACTATCTGGGCCCGTTGCGTCCTGACGGTTTGAACGGCGAGCCGACCGTCGAGCTGACCGAGGACGGATATCTCCGGATGGACGCGTGTCTCGCGGCGTACCGCTTTCCGTCCGATGCCGTCGTCGCCGCCGTACGGGATCTGGAGCTGTGGCTGATCCCGCTCCGCGGACCACGAGCAGGCGGATTGCTGCTCAAGCAGCGCAATCCGGCCGGAGACCGCTCGTTGCTGGTTCGTGAAGTTCTCGACGGCTGGACGGGCCACGGCTTCCGAACCGCATACTGGGACGAGGCGCAGGGTGCGCTGCGAATCCGGCTGGAGCGGGAGCAGTGA
- a CDS encoding NifU family protein → MPRTSNKETTMSMTVADQTASDARPSTDGTSEPTFEDLARRVDDAIAALDKLEPDARGVADELKNAIEAVHRAGLVVVVRRMREDENARAVLFDLVDDPVVHLLLSLHGIIRPDPTTLANRVLTEVRPQLQSHGGNVSLVRIEDGTAYVRLEGACNGCSMSSVTLRNLVETALVEGVPSVTGVEVLPNEPSPTLIPLESLRIGSDPAKEGWVRAAATDEVVEGQLTRLDLTTGSGTDVQVVVVNLEQRLTAYLNECAHEGLPLDDAMIDRSNGTLTCPWHGFCYDATSGECLSAPGAQLEQLPMRVDDGEVWIRVGT, encoded by the coding sequence ATGCCACGTACCAGCAACAAGGAGACGACGATGTCCATGACGGTCGCCGATCAGACGGCGAGTGACGCCCGCCCTTCCACGGATGGGACGTCCGAGCCCACGTTCGAGGACCTCGCCCGGCGGGTCGATGACGCGATCGCCGCCCTGGACAAGCTCGAACCCGACGCGCGCGGGGTCGCCGACGAGCTGAAGAACGCCATAGAGGCGGTGCACCGGGCGGGCCTGGTCGTCGTCGTGCGCCGGATGCGGGAGGACGAGAACGCCCGAGCAGTGCTGTTCGACCTGGTCGACGACCCGGTCGTGCACCTCCTGCTCTCCTTGCACGGGATCATCCGTCCGGATCCGACCACGCTGGCGAACCGGGTCCTCACCGAGGTGCGGCCACAACTCCAGAGCCACGGTGGCAACGTCAGTCTCGTCCGCATCGAGGACGGCACCGCCTACGTCCGGTTGGAAGGAGCCTGCAACGGCTGCTCCATGTCGTCGGTGACGCTGCGCAACCTTGTCGAGACCGCGCTGGTAGAGGGCGTGCCGTCGGTCACGGGTGTCGAGGTCCTGCCCAACGAGCCGTCGCCCACCCTCATCCCGCTGGAGTCCCTGCGGATCGGCTCCGATCCGGCAAAGGAGGGCTGGGTACGGGCTGCGGCGACCGACGAGGTCGTCGAAGGTCAGCTGACCCGGCTCGATCTCACCACCGGGTCGGGCACAGACGTGCAGGTCGTCGTGGTGAACTTGGAGCAGCGGCTCACGGCCTACCTCAACGAGTGTGCCCACGAAGGGCTGCCGCTCGACGATGCGATGATCGACAGGTCGAACGGCACACTGACCTGCCCGTGGCACGGCTTCTGCTACGACGCCACCTCGGGTGAGTGCCTCAGTGCCCCTGGCGCGCAGCTGGAGCAGCTGCCTATGCGCGTTGACGACGGCGAAGTCTGGATCAGGGTCGGCACATGA
- a CDS encoding NHL repeat-containing protein: protein MSRFTVRHNVAGRPARLDLAPEASLAGGWEASRWLGAPAPGGLALPQANPTLAFMYSPRAVFLSDEVLVVADSGNHRVLIWHGVPTSNHQPADVVLGQPDGTTEGRAAAGRGPERGMNLPTGVLIHEGQLVVADAWHHRILVWNQVPQASDRAPDLVLGQNDASSVAPNRGGDCSASTLYWPFGIGIVGGRFWVADTGNRRVLGWDGGLPDMDRPADVVLGQPDPTRREENRGDVVGPASFRWPHDVAGRDDLLLVADAGDHRVLGWSPPPDGDAEASSVLGQPGFDTADEWPYGPHSNDRFRFPYAIGMDRTPDGAERVAVADTANNRILLWDGFPTDGRGADHVLAQPTFAANGENRWAAVKHDTLCWPYGLSLRGDQLAVADAGNNRVMIWRHR, encoded by the coding sequence ATGAGCAGGTTCACAGTCCGGCACAACGTCGCTGGTCGACCGGCGCGGCTGGACTTGGCACCCGAGGCGAGCCTGGCAGGGGGGTGGGAAGCGAGCCGGTGGCTCGGCGCCCCTGCACCCGGCGGGCTCGCGCTTCCGCAGGCCAACCCGACGTTGGCCTTCATGTACTCGCCGCGGGCGGTGTTTCTCAGCGACGAGGTGTTGGTGGTCGCCGACTCGGGCAACCACCGAGTGCTGATCTGGCACGGGGTTCCCACCTCCAACCACCAGCCCGCCGATGTCGTGCTCGGGCAACCAGACGGAACGACTGAGGGCCGCGCGGCCGCGGGCCGCGGCCCCGAGCGCGGAATGAACCTGCCTACCGGCGTGCTCATCCACGAGGGGCAGCTCGTCGTCGCGGACGCGTGGCACCACCGGATCCTGGTCTGGAATCAGGTGCCGCAGGCCAGCGATCGGGCGCCCGATCTGGTGCTTGGGCAGAACGACGCGTCGTCGGTAGCCCCGAACCGCGGCGGGGATTGCTCGGCGTCAACGCTGTACTGGCCGTTCGGCATCGGCATCGTCGGTGGGCGATTCTGGGTGGCGGACACCGGAAACCGGCGGGTCCTTGGCTGGGATGGCGGGCTACCAGATATGGACCGCCCGGCCGATGTGGTGCTCGGACAGCCCGATCCGACCCGTCGGGAGGAGAACCGCGGCGACGTGGTTGGCCCGGCGAGTTTCCGGTGGCCGCACGACGTCGCCGGCCGTGATGACCTGCTGCTGGTCGCCGACGCCGGCGACCATCGTGTCCTGGGCTGGTCGCCACCACCGGACGGCGACGCCGAAGCGTCGTCGGTGCTCGGCCAGCCCGGTTTCGACACGGCCGACGAATGGCCTTACGGCCCACACAGCAACGACCGATTCCGCTTTCCCTACGCGATCGGCATGGACCGCACGCCGGATGGCGCCGAGCGCGTCGCTGTCGCGGACACGGCGAACAACCGGATCCTGCTGTGGGACGGGTTCCCGACCGACGGCCGAGGCGCGGATCACGTGCTGGCCCAGCCGACCTTCGCCGCCAACGGGGAGAACCGTTGGGCGGCGGTGAAGCACGACACCCTGTGCTGGCCCTACGGTCTCTCGCTGCGGGGCGACCAACTTGCCGTGGCCGACGCCGGCAACAACCGGGTGATGATTTGGCGGCACCGCTGA
- the hypF gene encoding carbamoyltransferase HypF: MAAPLMDALMLTGAAQVRRRFTVTGVVQGVGFRPFVHRTARELGLGGFVGNDSAAVFAEVQGSAVAVGDFTRRLRTDAPPLAVVSDLSWVDIEPGADDEGFRIVASGASDGSATAIPPDVAVCADCLSELFDTTDRRYRHPFITCTNCGPRFTIIRGLPYDRPATTMADFAMCPRCAAEYRDPADRRFHAQPVACPQCGPSLWLLDAAQRISGPPDAALGAAQAAIRSGRVVAVKGVGGYHLACAADNESAVTALRSRKARGGKPFAVLVRDLETARRYAEIDDAEAAVLLSPARPVVLLHRRPGAPVAPAVAPGSPLLGLMLPYTPVHHLLLTPVPGTADPAPEAVVLTSANLSDEPICYTDEDARERLPALCDAVLDHDRSIHVPCDDSVVRVVDGHELPIRRSRGFAPLPIDLGRDGPRVLAVGGELKNTFCLTDGRRAFCSAHIGDMGSLETLRAFERSLSQLSGLRGIPERLAADLHPGYQTRSWAERAAGDRPLDLVQHHHAHVLSLLAEHGRLGEPVVGVAFDGTGYGCDATVWGGEILLLGPDGHRFVRAGHLTAVPLPGGDVAVRNPWRMALSHLRSAGVPWTTDLPPVQAASPGELGLLESQLDSGLGCVDTTSMGRLFDAVASLLGVRHRIGYEGQAAIELEVLACSSAFKPELTHRLRLVVGSDGSIDTRPMIRAIARAIRSGTDGAADVARAFHDAVAVAVGQVVTGVAGPVRVVGLTGGVFQNVLLLRACRARLEEEGFEVLTHRVVPPNDGGLALGQAAAGVLRALAERHEFELKE; the protein is encoded by the coding sequence TTGGCGGCACCGCTGATGGATGCGCTCATGCTGACGGGGGCCGCGCAGGTCCGGCGCCGGTTCACGGTGACCGGTGTCGTGCAGGGTGTCGGCTTCCGCCCCTTTGTGCACCGCACGGCTCGTGAGCTCGGGTTGGGCGGCTTCGTCGGCAACGACTCGGCTGCGGTGTTCGCCGAGGTTCAGGGGAGCGCCGTGGCCGTCGGGGACTTCACTCGCCGGCTGCGCACCGATGCGCCTCCGCTCGCCGTTGTCAGCGACCTGTCATGGGTCGATATTGAGCCCGGCGCGGACGACGAAGGTTTCCGAATCGTCGCCAGCGGGGCCTCCGATGGGTCGGCTACGGCGATCCCCCCGGATGTGGCGGTGTGCGCGGACTGCCTCTCCGAGCTGTTCGATACTACCGACCGGCGGTATCGCCACCCCTTCATCACATGCACCAACTGCGGTCCGCGCTTCACGATCATCCGCGGGTTGCCCTACGACCGCCCGGCCACCACGATGGCCGACTTCGCGATGTGTCCGCGCTGCGCAGCCGAGTACCGCGACCCCGCTGACCGGCGCTTCCACGCGCAACCGGTGGCCTGTCCGCAGTGTGGGCCATCGCTGTGGCTGCTCGACGCGGCCCAACGCATCTCCGGGCCGCCTGACGCCGCGTTGGGCGCCGCGCAGGCGGCGATCCGCAGCGGCCGCGTGGTGGCGGTCAAGGGCGTCGGCGGCTACCACCTGGCTTGCGCGGCCGACAACGAGTCCGCCGTCACCGCCTTGCGCTCCCGGAAGGCCCGCGGCGGCAAGCCGTTCGCCGTGCTCGTTCGCGATCTCGAGACGGCGCGTCGTTACGCCGAGATCGACGACGCGGAGGCCGCGGTGCTTCTGTCGCCGGCACGTCCGGTGGTGCTGCTGCACCGCCGCCCGGGCGCGCCGGTCGCGCCGGCCGTCGCCCCGGGTAGCCCGCTGTTGGGACTGATGCTGCCCTACACCCCGGTACACCATCTGCTGCTGACACCGGTTCCGGGTACTGCGGACCCGGCCCCCGAGGCGGTCGTGCTGACCAGCGCCAACCTGTCGGACGAGCCGATCTGTTACACCGACGAGGATGCGCGCGAGCGGTTGCCGGCGCTCTGCGACGCCGTGCTCGACCACGACCGGTCGATCCATGTGCCCTGCGACGACTCCGTCGTACGGGTCGTCGACGGCCACGAACTGCCGATCCGCCGCTCCCGAGGATTCGCCCCGCTCCCGATCGACCTGGGCCGTGACGGGCCGCGAGTGCTCGCGGTGGGTGGCGAGCTGAAGAACACGTTCTGCCTCACCGACGGGCGGCGCGCGTTCTGCTCGGCCCACATCGGAGACATGGGCAGCCTGGAGACTTTGCGCGCGTTCGAGCGCTCGCTGAGCCAGCTCAGCGGGCTGCGCGGGATCCCGGAGCGGCTGGCGGCCGACCTACATCCGGGCTACCAGACCCGGTCCTGGGCCGAGCGTGCCGCCGGGGACCGGCCGCTGGACCTCGTCCAGCACCACCATGCCCACGTGCTCTCCCTGCTCGCCGAGCACGGTCGGCTCGGCGAACCCGTGGTCGGGGTGGCTTTCGACGGCACCGGCTACGGCTGCGACGCCACCGTCTGGGGCGGCGAGATCCTGTTGCTCGGCCCCGACGGGCACCGGTTCGTCCGCGCCGGGCACCTGACCGCGGTACCGCTTCCCGGCGGTGACGTCGCGGTGCGCAATCCGTGGCGGATGGCTCTGTCGCACCTGCGATCGGCGGGTGTGCCGTGGACCACTGACCTGCCGCCCGTACAGGCGGCGTCGCCGGGCGAGCTGGGCCTGCTCGAATCCCAGCTCGACAGCGGGTTGGGGTGTGTCGACACCACCAGCATGGGCAGGCTGTTCGATGCGGTGGCCTCGCTGCTGGGAGTTCGCCATCGCATCGGCTACGAAGGCCAGGCGGCGATCGAGCTGGAGGTGCTAGCCTGCTCCTCAGCGTTCAAGCCTGAGCTCACCCATCGGCTGCGTCTCGTGGTCGGTTCTGATGGGTCGATTGACACACGGCCGATGATCCGCGCGATCGCGCGGGCGATCCGAAGCGGAACGGACGGCGCTGCGGATGTGGCACGCGCCTTCCACGACGCCGTCGCCGTCGCGGTCGGCCAGGTTGTGACCGGAGTGGCAGGTCCGGTTCGCGTCGTCGGTCTCACAGGTGGGGTGTTCCAGAACGTCCTCCTGCTGCGTGCCTGCCGTGCGCGGCTTGAGGAAGAGGGCTTCGAGGTGCTCACCCACCGCGTCGTTCCGCCGAACGACGGAGGCCTCGCCCTCGGGCAGGCGGCCGCAGGTGTGCTGCGGGCGTTGGCCGAGCGCCACGAGTTCGAGCTGAAGGAGTGA
- a CDS encoding HypC/HybG/HupF family hydrogenase formation chaperone, protein MCLGIPGRISEIWDEGSGARMAHVEFPGETKKLCLAYLPDLQVGEYTIAHAGFALSRIDEDSARVTLATMAEYGVFGDENVVPT, encoded by the coding sequence ATGTGCCTTGGCATTCCGGGACGGATCTCGGAGATCTGGGACGAGGGGTCCGGCGCCCGGATGGCCCACGTCGAGTTCCCGGGGGAGACGAAGAAGCTGTGCCTGGCCTACCTTCCAGACCTGCAGGTCGGCGAGTACACCATCGCGCACGCCGGGTTCGCGCTGAGCAGGATCGACGAGGACTCCGCGCGGGTCACGCTCGCCACCATGGCCGAGTACGGCGTGTTCGGCGACGAGAACGTAGTGCCCACATGA
- a CDS encoding HypC/HybG/HupF family hydrogenase formation chaperone codes for MTTVVDEGLSEELAADLAAASLTLARRFAAGATMWCLAPSWEPHAQHVAVEFVHPVIVGKRALPAVALTGPDLVSTARLAVRAGDIIVAVAGAAECDVRSIMRRGPAWGATTIWIGSGSRPTAGAADHVLWLDDPDPRVPATGGFVLLYHLLWELTHVCFEHPGLLAEQPGDCEGPVCVTCSDEGRLGEVAGAPEGGTATVRTADGPEQVSTVLVEPLELGDLVLVHAGTAISKVLETVGQR; via the coding sequence ATGACGACCGTCGTCGACGAGGGACTGAGCGAGGAGCTGGCGGCGGACCTCGCGGCCGCGTCGCTCACCCTGGCCCGCCGCTTCGCGGCCGGCGCCACCATGTGGTGCCTGGCTCCGTCGTGGGAGCCACATGCTCAGCACGTCGCCGTGGAGTTCGTCCACCCAGTGATCGTGGGCAAGCGAGCGCTGCCGGCGGTTGCCCTCACCGGGCCCGACCTGGTGTCGACCGCGCGGCTCGCCGTTCGCGCCGGCGATATTATCGTCGCGGTCGCGGGAGCGGCAGAATGTGACGTCCGGTCGATCATGCGACGCGGCCCGGCCTGGGGTGCGACCACGATCTGGATCGGTAGTGGATCACGGCCGACCGCGGGCGCCGCTGACCACGTGTTGTGGCTCGACGATCCGGACCCACGCGTGCCGGCGACCGGGGGTTTCGTACTGCTCTACCACCTCCTCTGGGAGCTCACGCACGTCTGCTTCGAGCACCCGGGGCTGCTCGCCGAACAACCCGGCGACTGCGAGGGGCCGGTCTGCGTCACATGCAGCGACGAAGGCCGGCTGGGCGAGGTGGCCGGGGCGCCGGAGGGGGGTACCGCGACGGTACGGACCGCGGACGGACCGGAGCAGGTGTCGACGGTGCTCGTGGAGCCGCTCGAGCTCGGTGACCTGGTACTCGTGCACGCAGGCACGGCGATCAGCAAGGTGCTCGAGACCGTGGGTCAACGATGA